Genomic DNA from Lactuca sativa cultivar Salinas chromosome 8, Lsat_Salinas_v11, whole genome shotgun sequence:
TTCGAATTAGTGGAACTGTATTACGATGCCATGATTCCAAAAGGGTATTCTTTAAACTCATTCACATACTCAAGGTTTATATGTGGTTTATGTAAAGTTAAAGACTTTAGATTGATTGATAAACTTTTAAAAGACATGAATAGAATAGGAGCTGTGCCTGATATGTGGGCATACAATATGTATTTAAATGTTCTATGTTCTGAAAGCTCAGTGGACATAGCTTTAACTGTGTTGACAAACATGGTCGAGAAGGGTAAAGAACCTGATGTTGTGAGCTACACCACTGTTATAAACGGTCTAATGAGggctaaaaagttcaatgaagcTGTTGAAATGTGGCATGAAATGATCCGAAAAGGTATAAAACCAGATTCCAATGCTTGTAGAGCTCTTGTATTGGGTTTATGTAATGTTGGAAAAGTTGACTTAGCTTATGAATTAACAGTAGGTTTCATGAAACTTTCCTTCAGCACACAAGTGTACAATGTTCTTATTCATGGGTTTTGTAAAGCTGGTTGCCTTAATAAAGCACTAGCAATCAAAAGCTTTATGAGAAGAAACGGGTGTCCACCTGATTTGGTTACTTACAACATGTTTTTGAATTATTATTGTGATGAACTGATGTTAGAAGAAGCTGAAAAGCTAATGAAGAGTATGGAGAGAAGTGGTATGAAGCTCGATAGTTATAGTTACAACCAAATCATCAAAGGTTTTTGCAAAGTGAATCGAATAGAAAAGGCATACATGTTAATGGTGAGAAAGATGGAAGTGAAAGGCATGGTTGATGTTGTATCTTACAACACAATCATTAAAGCTCTTTGTAAAGGGCCCCACAACACTATGAAGGCGTATGAGTTATTTAAAGAAATGGGCATTCAAGGTATTCTTCCAGATGTTGTTACTTTTACCATTTTGATTAAATCTTTTCTAAGAGAAGGTGATTTTAATGTGGCAAAGAAGCTTTATGATAAAATGACAGAAATGGGGTTGTCACCTGATCGTGTATTATATACAACTTATATTGATCATATGTGTAAAACAGGGAGAATATCAATGGGTTATGATATCTTTTGTGATATGGTGAAAGATGGGATTAAGCCTGATGTTGTTTGTTATAATGCGATTATTGGTGGGTTTTGTAAGGGTTTTAGGGTTAGTGAAGCTATGGATTTGTTTGAGAAGATGAAAGTTGAAGATTTGTATCCAGATGAAGTGACATTTAGATTGATTATTAGAGGACTTGTACATGAAAAGAAGCTTTCATTGGCTTGTAATGTGTGGGATGAGATGATGAATAAGGGTTTTACTCTTGACACAGATCTTTCAGAGACTCTTGTTAAATCCATCCATTCAAAACATGCATATGGCATATAAGTATTGGAAAAAAGGTTTCTACTTTATCAATTATCAATTATCACCCTTCCATGAATTTCTTTATATGTCGATAATAATATCTTTAAAATTCGTATCATGATAATCTTTTCCACATGAAATTTCAGGTTGAAATATTTTGATTTGAAGTTGGGCATATGAGTAGAGTTGATATGCCACTTCAAAGTCTCATCATCTTTCCAATTGACTTCAAGTTGTTGACCAAGGTAATCATGTATTTTCATATTTTGTTTGCAAATTATGAAATGGTTTTAGTCTTTAAGATAAAAGAATGAATTAGAGATTCGATTGTTCATGATCATAAACTAAATTTGAATTTGATTGGCTATTTATGAACTAACAACAACCGATAATTTAAGTTGTAACTATTTTCAATTTGTATTAGGTGCTCGTTAAATGAGGaggggcatttacgtcttttgcacatACGAGAAGTCGAGAGTGAGTCATTGCCCCCTCTCGTTCCACCATTGGTATTAATCTCTGTGTTCTAGTCTAATGCATGCCAAACACAGTACAAGACTAACAgtctgttatgttatgtaacaAATGGGCCCTGAAGCACTTGAATGAGACAATAAgatgttcataagcattttatgaAACAAATGGAAAACAATTTCCAAGTTGGATTTTAATAATGAGAAATGTGAGTTTAAAAAGTTTTGTAAAATCATTTGGATAGGGTAGAGATTGATGAAACATTTGAATATCTAAACTTAGTTTGATGTAAATATGTAGCCACAAAATGAGCTCTAAAATGTTCAAttgtaattttgtatttttcttttttaaaaagaaTTCCATGATGTCATTTGTTTATACTTTAATTCCATAATGTTTGACACGTGTTATTTGTTTttcattatgtgttatatatcttTTTTTGAAAGCCATGAGCATCCATGTTCTAATACTCCTTGTAAGTAGTGATATTATATCAAACCATCAAAACTTGCAACTTGGGATGATCTACAAACAATCGGCATTACTTAACTGTTCCCCGTAAAATGAATGGTGAAATTTTAAGACAACACGAACAAATGATGACATATGGATGGATTGATCGTGCTGAAATATTTTAATCCAATCTGACTTCTTCTCATTACTTTGTTTAAGGCGATTCAAGATGATCTACAAAGAAACACAACTATCTATAAAACTTTCATGATATATGTTTTTGGAAATTCAATTTTTATTTGGTTCGTAATAAGAGTGGAAATTAGAAATGGGGTGGTGATGACTACAAATTCGAatttaatgaattttttttggtCAATTCATACTTAGGGTTTGTTTGGTAAGATGAAATGATACGATGAAATGGAATAGATGAGGTAATGGAATGGATCATTATCATTCATATGTCATGTTTGGTTATTCTATTGCAATGAAACTAATCATTAATACATGTTGTTTGATAGACAGGAATAGACAAATGAATGAAATTAAATTCACTCACAATGGCAAAAGTACCCCAAACTCAAAATAcatataatttataaattttaatagtgTTATCTAATTAaagaatataatatatattaggAAAATAAACTATATTTAACGAGATAAAATAGAGAAAACATTTTTTTCATCATATTTATTCGTCAAGAACGTTCTTAACCATTCAAGTTTGCCGTCTATAAGATTTCTTGTTTCTTATTTTATTAGTAAATATAACAATTAAAAATCTATTAATATTTGGCTAAATTTACTTATTTCTAAACATCAAATAATAAAAACCGCTAGACCACATGTTTGTTATTTAAAATTTCCGCGATATAGGTTGTGGTCTCTGATTTCTGAAATCTAAAATTTCTGCGATATAGTTTGTGCAATTTTGATCCTAAACCACACCTAGAACATCCCTATTTATTTACAACGTTTAAAATTGTTATATTATTATGATACCATCTATACTAATAACTAAGAAGGCATCAtaaattttcattattatttCAATGATTGttattgaagaaaaaaaaatcttgcTAATATTTCTATATAAGAAGGGATGCAtcatgaaatatataacaaagatAAATAGAACGAAGAGATCTACTTGTAGACTTGATTCATCAATTATCACAAATCCTacatacttttgaaattataaTTGCATCATTCCAAAATTATACAATAATATCTCGGATGATCAATTGAAATTGTAATTGCATCATTCTGAAATTATGTCACTATATATCATCATATGAGCAAATTCCTATCctatgtattttaaacatttgttTTTTCTAATTCATTGTTCTTTAGGACTATCTAGAGAGAGTTTTCAGTCGTTCGGAAATTCAAGGTCATAGCAAACTCCATTTTTTATAGAAGTCGGGGATTTTGCACCTTTTAACACCCAAATAGCCATACAGATCAATTTTAATGCCCGAGTTTGATTCAAAGCATCAAAACAATGTTTTAACACTAATCTAAATATCATCTAACACTACAATGCCGATTTAATGTTAAATTTAAAGGCTTTCACAATTATCATCATCTTAACATCAAAAACTCGCATTATTTCTTCCTTGAATTGAAAGTAAGACATTAGAATACATGTGTAAAGTGTAAATATCTTCGATTTACCAAATAATCCATCAATTTTGAACTAGAGAGATCAATCGGTTATCCTTTATTGGAGTTTCAAATCTTAAAACCAAAGCTTCAAGAGGAAGGAGGAGATGCCTTATCTGATTCCCCAAATGTAATCTGATGAAGATTCATCAAGATCAATCAAATACCATTAATTTCAAGTTTCCCAATGAAATGAAGCTTTCCCTCTCTTCTTCATCTCTATTCTCCTCCCATATGTCTTGCAGAATGAAAGGCAAACCTTAGAAGTGAAAgtctctctcactcactcactcctctcacacacacacatacacaaacacaATTGCACATACTAATCCTTCAATTTAGACCATGTGAAATCCTTAGGGGCTATTTGGTAGTTACTTTCCTAAGATCTGTCCGAGTCAGAAGCTTTGACTGCATCTGTTTCTGATTGAAACCATGATTATATTTCTGACTGACTGTGCTGAATgagaaaaatgacaattttacccttttattttatttatgtcaGCTAAAATATATCTTTTTGTATGCAAATTTAACTttgacaaatatcattaaataaataaaatgtcc
This window encodes:
- the LOC111916964 gene encoding pentatricopeptide repeat-containing protein At1g13040, mitochondrial isoform X2, whose product is MYRALGRHRLIYRSLISNYVKTGLIDKALQVFDKMSQSDCRVFSIDYNRIIGVLVCHSRFELVELYYDAMIPKGYSLNSFTYSRFICGLCKVKDFRLIDKLLKDMNRIGAVPDMWAYNMYLNVLCSESSVDIALTVLTNMVEKGKEPDVVSYTTVINGLMRAKKFNEAVEMWHEMIRKGIKPDSNACRALVLGLCNVGKVDLAYELTVGFMKLSFSTQVYNVLIHGFCKAGCLNKALAIKSFMRRNGCPPDLVTYNMFLNYYCDELMLEEAEKLMKSMERSGMKLDSYSYNQIIKGFCKVNRIEKAYMLMVRKMEVKGMVDVVSYNTIIKALCKGPHNTMKAYELFKEMGIQGRISMGYDIFCDMVKDGIKPDVVCYNAIIGGFCKGFRVSEAMDLFEKMKVEDLYPDEVTFRLIIRGLVHEKKLSLACNVWDEMMNKGFTLDTDLSETLVKSIHSKHAYGI
- the LOC111916964 gene encoding pentatricopeptide repeat-containing protein At1g13040, mitochondrial isoform X1, which gives rise to MYRALGRHRLIYRSLISNYVKTGLIDKALQVFDKMSQSDCRVFSIDYNRIIGVLVCHSRFELVELYYDAMIPKGYSLNSFTYSRFICGLCKVKDFRLIDKLLKDMNRIGAVPDMWAYNMYLNVLCSESSVDIALTVLTNMVEKGKEPDVVSYTTVINGLMRAKKFNEAVEMWHEMIRKGIKPDSNACRALVLGLCNVGKVDLAYELTVGFMKLSFSTQVYNVLIHGFCKAGCLNKALAIKSFMRRNGCPPDLVTYNMFLNYYCDELMLEEAEKLMKSMERSGMKLDSYSYNQIIKGFCKVNRIEKAYMLMVRKMEVKGMVDVVSYNTIIKALCKGPHNTMKAYELFKEMGIQGILPDVVTFTILIKSFLREGDFNVAKKLYDKMTEMGLSPDRVLYTTYIDHMCKTGRISMGYDIFCDMVKDGIKPDVVCYNAIIGGFCKGFRVSEAMDLFEKMKVEDLYPDEVTFRLIIRGLVHEKKLSLACNVWDEMMNKGFTLDTDLSETLVKSIHSKHAYGI